In Crassostrea angulata isolate pt1a10 chromosome 6, ASM2561291v2, whole genome shotgun sequence, a genomic segment contains:
- the LOC128189271 gene encoding transcription factor AP-2-alpha-like, with protein sequence MESRESVMYNGHSDSTPHPVHLTTINNALPQHGMYPPASQSLANGHYPSSTQSQEGMYTSNGVQSHNGFYPPTTQAVEYPFFPPPFLVSQPPGMERFQPPQYNGDQYPPMNFYQAQSTDFPPTNIDQVQEYKTEPNSFHREETENHPVMFNENHPPENLHNGSESSYSGSPNSNESQNHTTSYVPREIADQMEFQRAIMSNKESRRDMALSNSTGPADVFCLVDGRLSLLSSTSKYKVTVAEIQRRLGAPECLNASLLGGVLRRAKSKDGGKNLREKLDKIGLALPAGRRKSAPVTLMTSLVEGEAIRMARDFGFLCETEFPSRQCAKHNVNKYQSNVPEEQMARKNMIVASKQILKEFMDILNQDRSPIGNSRPQPVLDQDVQHPLTRFSLISHGFGSPAIVASLATVQTYLTEMLKQMDKGFHLEKEK encoded by the coding sequence ATGGAATCCCGGGAGTCAGTGATGTACAATGGACACTCTGATTCTACCCCACACCCCGTACATCTTACAACAATCAACAACGCCCTCCCTCAGCATGGAATGTACCCCCCTGCCAGCCAGTCCCTGGCTAATGGACATTATCCATCCTCCACACAGTCACAGGAAGGGATGTACACATCCAATGGAGTACAGTCTCACAATGGCTTCTACCCTCCCACGACCCAGGCTGTGGAGTACCCCTTCTTTCCCCCTCCATTCCTTGTGTCACAACCCCCAGGGATGGAGAGATTCCAGCCCCCTCAGTATAATGGGGACCAGTATCCTCCAATGAACTTTTATCAGGCCCAGTCAACAGATTTCCCTCCAACCAACATAGACCAAGTTCAGGAATATAAGACTGAGCCAAATTCCTTCCACAGAGAAGAGACTGAGAATCACCCAGTCATGTTTAATGAGAATCACCCACCTGAAAACCTGCACAATGGATCCGAGTCTTCATACAGTGGTTCTCCAAACAGCAACGAGTCGCAGAACCACACAACAAGTTATGTTCCTCGGGAAATAGCTGACCAGATGGAATTTCAGCGAGCAATCATGTCCAACAAAGAATCCAGGCGTGACATGGCTCTGTCCAATTCCACGGGTCCAGCAGATGTTTTCTGCCTTGTGGATGGGCGCCTATCTCTTCTGAGTAGTACCTCCAAATATAAAGTAACTGTGGCTGAAATTCAGCGAAGATTGGGAGCACCTGAATGTCTCAACGCCTCGTTGTTGGGTGGGGTTCTCAGAAGAGCCAAGTCAAAAGATGGAGGAAAGAATCTGCGCGAGAAACTCGACAAGATTGGATTAGCTTTACCAGCGGGAAGAAGGAAGTCCGCCCCTGTCACACTAATGACATCCCTAGTAGAAGGGGAGGCCATTCGAATGGCCCGTGATTTTGGATTTCTGTGTGAAACTGAATTTCCTTCAAGACAATGTGCCAAACATAATGTGAATAAATACCAAAGCAATGTTCCAGAAGAGCAAATGGCCAGAAAGAACATGATTGTTGCTTCCAAACAGATCCTGAAAGAGTTTATGGATATTCTGAATCAAGACCGGTCCCCTATTGGTAACTCCCGCCCACAGCCCGTCCTTGACCAAGATGTTCAACACCCCTTGACCCGGTTTAGTCTGATCTCTCACGGATTCGGTTCACCGGCCATCGTGGCATCATTAGCAACAGTGCAGACTTACCTCACAGAAATGCTGAAACAGATGGACAAAGGATTCCACCTGGAGAAAGAAAAGTGA
- the LOC128190919 gene encoding gigaxonin-like, translating to MAYSAEKTASELPNRPQKFTCEKHANKILGALNSIRKKRHFCDGWVLIDGAEIPVQKGILAAASHYFRLVFDKENDCSNSPDSTSSSADNRPGVVDLSPLQITAETFEIILDYLYTSEIVVDEDNIQNILQAADLLLLVELKQACCEYLLKCITAQNCLGIMDFASRFNCLWVHLKSTQYLENNFRDISYYGEFLQLPVELLIPLLSMDTLQVRSEEDILYSILRWVMHDEEKRKSHLPDLISNCLRVQLLYKDSVNKLPDLYPDIHSLRVIEMIQDKLKNGTGVTERSRGIINLLMCAGGDTRVIHNPEECSGVRRDAYCFYIPYNSTKPGGHWLELPSMTQFRCSHSLVETGGCLYAVGGKDIEDRILTTGEKFDPRANQWTTISQMHHARFGFGLVAIDDNIYAIGGSNDVREPTTSMEVYNIFSNKWAPLPDMNLKRVWSAYAVVDKKIYVIAGGMVGKLYESVECFDTSTNTWASVCPMRERRCDARATACRGNIYVFGGFRRYECPSAMHGGNNIKFCGTEIYNTALDSWQQVPRQHEFLCRMTDASQIFSVIKNGEEIWVIGDLEMDGRFECIRAYNVFSRSWRTVSVSGPPNCRGYPCCMLHIPKHLIDLMVKDK from the exons atggcGTATTCTGCAGAGAAAACAGCTTCAGAGCTTCCCAACAGACCTCAAAAGTTTACTTGTGAGAAACACGCGAACAAAATTCTAGGTGCTCTAAACAGCATCAGAAAGAAGCGACACTTTTGTGATGGATGGGTTCTGATTGACGGAGCAGAAATTCCCGTACAGAAGGGTATACTGGCAGCGGCAAGTCACTACTTTAG gcTAGTATTTGACAAAGAAAATGATTGCAGTAATTCACCTGATTCAACATCATCAAGTGCAGATAATAGACCAGGAGTTGTGGATTTATCTCCCCTACAAATTACTGCAGAAacatttgaaatcattttagaTTATTTATACACATCAGAGATTGTTGTAGACGAAGACAACATACAGAATATTCTCCAGGCAGCAGATCTTCTTTTATTAGTCGAGCTAAAACAGGCTTGTTGTGAATACCTTCTGAAATGTATCACTGCACAAAACTGTTTGGGCATCATGGATTTTGCCTCAAGATTCAACTGTTTGTGGGTTCATTTAAAAAGTACTCAGTACCTTGAAAACAATTTCAG aGACATCAGTTACTATGGAGAGTTCCTACAGCTTCCTGTCGAACTGCTCATTCCTCTTCTATCAATGGACACACTCCAGGTCCGGTCAGAGGAAGATATTTTGTACAGCATACTGCGGTGGGTAATGCACGACGAGGAAAAGCGAAAATCTCACCTCCCCGACTTGATCTCAAATTGTCTCAGGGTTCAACTGCTATACAaagattctgttaacaaattgCCTGATTTGTATCCGGATATCCACAGTCTCAGGGTCATAGAAATGATTCAGGACAAATTGAAGAATGGGACGGGGGTTACAGAGAGATCCCGGGGGATAATAAATCTGTTGATGTGTGCGGGAGGGGACACACGAGTCATACA TAATCCCGAGGAGTGCAGTGGAGTGAGGAGGGATGCCTACTGTTTCTACATCCCATACAATTCCACCAAGCCTGGCGGTCACTGGCTAGAGCTACCCTCCATGACACAGTTTCGATGCTCTCATAGCTTGGTGGAGACTG GAGGATGCCTTTATGCTGTTGGGGGCAAAGATATAGAGGACAGAATTCTGACAACAGGGGAGAAGTTTGACCCCAGGGCCAATCAGTGGACCACCATCAGTCAAATGCATCATGCGCGGTTTGGTTTTGGTTTGGTTGCCATTGATGATAATATTTATGCTATTGGAGGCAGTAACGATGTCAGAGAGCCTACCACTTCAATGGAAGTCTATAATATCTTCAGCAACAAATGGGCTCCCCTCCCAGACATGAACTTAAAGCGGGTGTGGTCTGCATATGCAGTAGTGGACAAGAAGATCTACGTCATTGCTGGTGGAATGGTGGGGAAGTTATACGAGTCAGTGGAATGTTTTGACACAAGCACAAACACCTGGGCGTCAGTCTGTCCAATGAGGGAGAGGCGTTGTGATGCCCGGGCCACCGCCTGTAGGGGCAACATCTATGTGTTCGGAGGGTTCCGACGGTACGAGTGTCCAAGTGCAATGCATGGTGGGAACAACATCAAATTCTGTGGAACAGAGATTTATAACACAGCCCTGGACAGCTGGCAGCAAGTTCCAAGACAGCACGAGTTTCTGTGCAGAATGACTGACGCTTCACAGATATTCTCCGTGATCAAGAATGGAGAGGAGATTTGGGTCATCGGAGATTTGGAGATGGATGGGCGATTTGAGTGTATCAGGGCTTACAATGTGTTTTCCAGGTCATGGCGAACCGTTTCTGTATCTGGTCCACCTAACTGTCGGGGATACCCCTGCTGCATGCTTCACATACCAAAACATTTGATCGATCTTATGGTTAAAGACAAGTGA
- the LOC128190920 gene encoding probable aminopeptidase NPEPL1, with amino-acid sequence MPVKLVFGGKLTLSDPKDFPVVIVGQLPHLTSISFDDVKIKLSPRVDKETFDQAVGNLRPSPTDTCPLWLRNATIAALPLKSSRHNTPSRAHSLSKLVKSCLTDQEEYVVIVCERKDAYALGCAVARILPLYSGKSGGASNYTLTVEFLLVGADKEIPLSKDDLHCMSASAHGIRLAAEIVDKPCSHMNTDDFVKEAEVVGRELQITPFIVRGEELKEKGFGGIYNVGRAAEHPPALIVLSHRPQGATKNIAWVGKGIVFDTGGLCIKARQGMCGMKRDCGGAAGILGAFYAAVKLGFTENLHAVFCVAENAVGPLATRTDDVYTHYSGRTVEVNNTDAEGRLVLADGVAYARKDLKADVVVDMATLTGAQGIATGKYHGSIVTNDENMELWCVKAGQNSADLVHPMPYSPELHFREFNSAIADAKNSVADRSNAQVSCAGLYIASNLGFDYPGVWLHIDMAAPVYNGERATGYGVALLATLFGQMSHNSLLKYVAPPVSIQEAMEVENEDSSKKIRRH; translated from the exons ATGCCTGTGAAGTTGGTGTTTGGGGGGAAGTTGACCCTGTCTGACCCCAAGGATTTCCCTGTGGTCATTGTTGGACAGCTGCCCCACTTGACCAGTATCTCTTTTGATGATGTGAAAATCAAGCTCTCTCCAAGGGTGGATAAAGAG ACATTTGATCAGGCAGTAGGTAACCTGAGGCCCTCACCCACAGACACTTGCCCTCTGTGGCTCAGAAATGCCACCATTGCTGCTCTACCATTAAAAAGCAGCAGACACAACACTCCATCTCGAGCCCATTCTCTGTCAAAACTGGTGAAAAGCTGTTTGACTGACCAGGAGGAATATGTTGTG ATTGTGTGTGAGAGGAAGGATGCCTATGCGTTGGGATGTGCTGTGGCCAGGATTCTGCCACTGTACTCAGGCAAGTCTGGGGGTGCCTCCAACTACACCCTGACAGTGGAGTTCCTGTTAGTGGGGGCGGACAAGGAGATCCCTCTGTCTAAGGACGATCTTCACTGTATGTCTGCCTCTGCTCACGGCATTCGACTCGCTGCAGAAATCGTAGACAAGCCCTGCTCTCACATGAATACAGATGATTTTGTCAAG GAGGCCGAGGTCGTAGGCAGAGAACTCCAGATTACACCTTTCATAGTTCGTGGAGAGGAACTAAAAGAGAAAGGATTTGGAG GTATCTACAATGTAGGACGGGCCGCCGAGCACCCCCCAGCTCTGATTGTCCTCAGCCACAGACCGCAGGGTGCCACCAAAAACATTGCCTGGGTCGGAAAGGGGATTGTGTTTGACACTGGGGGACTCTGCATCAAGGCCAGG caAGGTATGTGTGGAATGAAGCGTGATTGTGGAGGAGCAGCAGGAATTCTGGGAGCTTTTTACGCTGCCGTTAAACTG gGCTTTACAGAGAATTTGCATGCAGTGTTTTGTGTGGCGGAGAATGCAGTGGGCCCTCTGGCCACACGGACGGACGATGTTTACACTCACTACTCAGGGAG AACTGTGGAGGTCAACAATACAGACGCAGAGGGAAGACTTGTGCTGGCTGATGGG GTTGCTTATGCAAGAAAAGATTTGAAAGCTGATGTGGTGGTTGACATGGCAACTCTGACCGGTGCTCAAGGAATAGCAACTG GTAAATACCATGGCAGCATCGTGACCAATGATGAGAACATGGAGCTATGGTGCGTGAAGGCGGGGCAGAACTCAGCGGACCTGGTCCACCCCATGCCCTACTCTCCCGAACTCCACTTCAGAGAATTCAATAGTGCAATAGCCGACGCCAAAAACTCTGTAGCA GACAGAAGCAATGCCCAAGTCTCCTGCGCTGGTCTCTACATTGCCTCCAACCTCGGCTTCGACTATCCCGGGGTGTGGCTTCACATAGATATGGCGGCCCCTGTATACAAT GGAGAACGAGCCACAGGGTATGGAGTAGCCCTTCTAGCCACTCTGTTCGGTCAGATGTCCCACAATTCCCTGCTGAAGTATGTGGCGCCCCCTGTGTCTATACAGGAAGCCATGGAGGTAGAGAACGAGGACTCGTCCAAGAAGATTCGACGCCACTAG